AGGCACCAAGCCCTGCTTGCCGCTCGTCCTCGTCCGTGTCAGGAGACACCATGCGCCTCACGCCCCTTGCCCGCCGTCTCGGCTCCGCCGCCCTGGTGCTGACGATCGGCGTGGGAGCCACCGCCTGCAGCGGTGACGACTCCGGCTCGGACTCCGCGAGCTCGGCGACCGACGAGTCGAGCGAGACCAGCGCCGAGGACTCCGGCGACGAGCCCGTCGCCGACGACGGGTCCGGTGACGACGTCGAGGCTCCCAGTGAGCTGTCGGCCGCGGACTTCTACCCCGCCGTCATGGAGGCGATGCGCGAGGCGGAGACCTTCACCTTCGAGACGGTCACCGACGCCGCTGGCCAGGGCCAGACCATGACCGGCGAGGCGCGCTACGGCGACGACGGCATCGAGATGAAGGCCTCGAGCACCGGCGCGCAGCCGATGGAGCTGATCCTGCTCGGCCAGGCGATGTACATGAAGTCGCCCCAGCTCGGCACCGGTGACAAGTGGGTCAAGATCGACCTGAGCGACCCCGACTCGCTGTTCGGCATGATCGGCAAGGCGACCGACCCCGAGGTGATGTTCAAGGCCCTCGAAGAGCCCAAGAAGCTCGAGCTGGTCAGGGCCGAGGACGTCGACGGCGTGGCCACCAACCACTACCGGATCACGCTGGACCCCACGAAGTACCTCGCCGCCATGGACTTCCCGGCCGCGATGGCGGACATGCTGCCCAAGGAGCTGGTGACCGAGATGTGGGTCGACGCCGACGACCTGCCGCGCAAGTTCGCCCAGACCATCGAGGTCCCCGCGGTCGGCGGCGGTCAGCCCACGACCTCGAGCACCGAGGGCACCTACTCCGACTTCGGCACCGACGTGGAGATCGAGGCTCCGCCGGCCAGCGAGGTCACCGAGGACTTCCCCGGCGCCTGAGCCGCTCCGGCGGGCTCGCGCCTCACTCGCGGAAGACGCGCTCGTCGATCAGCTGCTCCTTGACCTCGGTGCCCTCGTGCTCGTAGCGGCCCTGGTCGAAGCGGGTCCTGAACTGGAGCACGACGCCGTCGCGCCCGAAGCGGTTCTTCTCCACGGTGAGGACGGCGAAGTCACGGAACCGCTCGGCGTTGCTGAGGTCGTAGGTCAGGTGGTGGCGCGCGACGATGTCGAACTTGTTGTTCAGCACCAGCACGACGTCGGCCTCGTACGCCAGCGCGCTGGAGCCGCGCAGGTCGCTGGCGCGCATCCGCTTGCCCGAGCGCAGTGCCGCCTTCTCGGCCGCGGCGATCGCCAGCACCGGGGCGTTGATGTCGATGGCGAGGTCCTTGAGGCCCTCGACGATCTCGGTGGAGCTGTCGTCCTCGTCGGGGTGCTGCGTCTTCACCTTCTGCAGGTAGTCGACGATCACGAGCGGGGTCGTGCCCGACAGCTCGCGCACGGCCTCGATGGCGTTCTGGATCGCAGCGAGGTCGGTGCGGGTCCCGGTCGAGCGGTGCACGAAGAGCATCTCGCTGTAGTGCGAGACCCGGGCCAGTGCCTCGACGCCGCACGGCACGGACTCGAGGCGGTGCTCGAGCGAGCTGACCCACAGGTCGTCGAAGATCGACCGGATGCTGTTGACCCGCACCTGGTCCGACTCGTCGAGCTCGCCGGCCTCCATCGCGATGAGCTTCTGGGTGATGTCCTCGGCGTCGTGCTCGTAGGAGAAGAAGATGACCGGGCGCCCGGTCGCGGCGTTGTTGCGCGCGACCTGGAGGGCGAAGGTGGACTTGCCGAGGCCCTGCGGCCCGGCCAGCAGCACCAGCGAACCGGCCCGCATCCCTCCGCCGATCAGCGGGTCGAGGCCGACGAAGCCGGTCTTCCAGACCCGGCCTGCGGCGTTGCGGCCGGTGAGCATGCGTTCGTCGCTCCGGGCCAGTGAGGCCCCGACGGTCGTGAGCTGGTGATCCACGCGTCCATGGAACCAGCGTCGGGGCCGTCGCGGCAGCGGATTGGGTCGTTTGCCCCGTTGCGAGCGCCGATTTGTCTGCCTCGGGGCCCGACGCGTACTGTCTGGCTTCGATACCAGAGACCGCAGGTGGTCACGAGCTCCTCGCCCGTGACCGAAGGTTCGCAGCAGCGAACGGCCGGCGCAGGTGAGAGCAGCGGCCAGCGCCGCACCAACGCCTCGAGCCTGTGCTCGGGGCGTTCGTCGTCTGTGGGCCGGGACGCCGGTGGTCAACCCCGGAAGGAGACCCCATGGCGCGGCCAGAAAAGACTGCCGCCGTCGCGGACATCGTTGAGTCGTTCAACGAGTCCGCCGGCGCTGTGCTGACCGAGTACCGCGGTCTCACCGTGAAGCAGCTGCAGGACCTGCGGCGCTCCCTCGGCGAGAACGCCCACTACGCCGTGGTCAAGAACACGCTCGCCAAGATTGCCGCCACCGAGGTGGGAATCGAAGGCTTCGACGACCTGCTGACCGGCCCGACCGCCATCGCCTTCATCAATGGAGACGTGGTCGAGGCCGCCAAGGGTCTGCGTGACTTTGCCAAGGCAAACCCCGCCCTCGTCATCAAGGGCGGTGTCCTGGACGGCAAGTCCCTCGACGCTGCAGAGATCGCCAAGCTGGCCGATCTCGAGTCGCGCGAGGTCCTGCTGGGCAAGCTCGCGGGCGGCATGCTCGCCTCGCTGTCCCAGGCCGTCTACCTCCTCAACGCCCCGCTCGCCCAGGTCGCCCGGCTCGCCGGCGCCCTGGAGGCGAAGGCGACCGAGGACCCCTCGATCCTCGCAGGTGGTGCCGGTACGCCGGCTGCTCCGGCTGCCGAGGACGCCCCGGTCGAGGAGGACTCCGCTCCCGCGGAGGCCGCCGAGCCCGAGGCGACCGACGAAGCGGCCGACGCGGCCGCTGAGTCCACCGACGCCTGACCCCGGGCCGACGTACACCACCTGGAAACCCCTGATCCGCGTGCACGCGCGGGTCTCAGATCGGAAGGAACCGCCACCATGGCGAAGCTGTCCACCGTCGAGCTGCTCGACGCGTTCAAGGAAATGACCCTCATCGAGCTCTCCGAGTTCGTCAAGGAGTTCGAGGAGACCTTCGGCGTCACCGCCGCTGCCCCCGTCGCCGCCGCCCCCGCCGCGGGCGCCCCGGCCGCCGGTGGCGAGGCCGCTGCCGAGCAGGACGAGTTCGACGTCGTCCTCGAGGCCGCTGGTGACAAGAAGATCAACGTCATCAAGGAGGTCCGCGCGCTGACCTCCCTCGGCCTCAAGGAGGCCAAGGACCTCGTCGAGGCCGCCCCCAAGGCGATCCTCGAGAAGGTCGACAAGGCTTCGGCCGACAAGGCGAAGGAGGCCCTCGAGGCCGCCGGCGCCACCGTCACCGTCAAGTGACCCCCTGACGGACGGGCCCTCGCGGGCCCTCCGTCGACCGCCCAGGGCGGTCACCCCTTCGCCGGGGTGGCCGCCCTGTGGCGTTCCCGCAGGACGGACCTTCCGGTGCCCCTGTCCCACGTCCAGTGACGAGCGTCGCACCCGGGGCGTAACCTCCCGCGACCTGCCGCGTTGGACTACTCAGGAGTAGCGACGGGGAGAGGAAGGGGTCCGCGCAACATGGGTGTCGAGATCAAGGTCAACGACCTCTCCAAGTCGTTCGGCAAGCAGCTCATCTGGGGCGACGTGACGCTCACCGTCCCCGCCGGCGAGATCTGCGTCATGCTCGGCCCGTCGGGCACGGGCAAGTCGGTCTTCCTCAAGACGCTCATCGGCCTGCTCAAGCCCGACAAGGGCTCGATCATCATCGAGGGCACCGACATCGCGAGTTGTTCCGAGCGCGACCTCTACGAGATCCGCAAGCTGTTCGGCGTGCTGTTCCAGGACGGCGCGATGTTCGGCTCGATGAACCTCTACGACAACGTCGCCTTCCCGCTGCGCGAGCACACCCGGAAGTCCGAGTCCGAGGTCCGCGAGATCGTCATGGAGAAGATGGACCTCGTCGGCCTGCTCGGCGCCGAGGACAAGCTCCCGGGCGAGATCTCCGGCGGCATGCGCAAGCGCGCCGGCCTGGCCCGAGCGCTGGTGCTCGACCCCGAGATCGTGCTCTTCGACGAGCCGGACTCCGGCCTCGACCCGGTGCGTACTGCGTTCCTCAACCAGCTGATCGTCGACCTCAACGCCCAGATCGACGCCACCTTCCTCATCGTCACCCACGACATCAACACCGCGCGGACGGTGCCGGACAACATCGGCCTGCTCTACCACCGCCACCTCGCGATGTTCGGCCCCCGCGAGGAGCTGCTCAGCTCGGAGGAGCCCGTGGTGCGCCAGTTCCTCAACGCCCAGAAGGTCGGGCCCATCGGCATGTCGGAGGAGAAGGACGCCGACGAGCTCGCCGCCGAGGCCGGCCAGGAGCTGCCGCCCCTGCCGCCGATCCCGTTGCAGCTCGACCCGTCCAACGGGATCCCGCGGCGCAGCCAGCGTCCCGCGGGGGAGTGGTGCCGCGAGCACGGCGTGACCCCGCCGCCCGGTTCGTTCGAGTCCAGCAACGCCGGCCTGGCCCCGGGAGCCTGACCGTGGCGACCTCCACCTCGCTGACCTCGCGCGCCCTCGCGCCCGTGGGCGTCGCAGGCAACCTGTTCGCCTTCGCCCTC
This sequence is a window from Nocardioides sp. S5. Protein-coding genes within it:
- the rplL gene encoding 50S ribosomal protein L7/L12, with translation MAKLSTVELLDAFKEMTLIELSEFVKEFEETFGVTAAAPVAAAPAAGAPAAGGEAAAEQDEFDVVLEAAGDKKINVIKEVRALTSLGLKEAKDLVEAAPKAILEKVDKASADKAKEALEAAGATVTVK
- a CDS encoding ABC transporter ATP-binding protein; amino-acid sequence: MGVEIKVNDLSKSFGKQLIWGDVTLTVPAGEICVMLGPSGTGKSVFLKTLIGLLKPDKGSIIIEGTDIASCSERDLYEIRKLFGVLFQDGAMFGSMNLYDNVAFPLREHTRKSESEVREIVMEKMDLVGLLGAEDKLPGEISGGMRKRAGLARALVLDPEIVLFDEPDSGLDPVRTAFLNQLIVDLNAQIDATFLIVTHDINTARTVPDNIGLLYHRHLAMFGPREELLSSEEPVVRQFLNAQKVGPIGMSEEKDADELAAEAGQELPPLPPIPLQLDPSNGIPRRSQRPAGEWCREHGVTPPPGSFESSNAGLAPGA
- a CDS encoding DnaB-like helicase C-terminal domain-containing protein, with translation MDHQLTTVGASLARSDERMLTGRNAAGRVWKTGFVGLDPLIGGGMRAGSLVLLAGPQGLGKSTFALQVARNNAATGRPVIFFSYEHDAEDITQKLIAMEAGELDESDQVRVNSIRSIFDDLWVSSLEHRLESVPCGVEALARVSHYSEMLFVHRSTGTRTDLAAIQNAIEAVRELSGTTPLVIVDYLQKVKTQHPDEDDSSTEIVEGLKDLAIDINAPVLAIAAAEKAALRSGKRMRASDLRGSSALAYEADVVLVLNNKFDIVARHHLTYDLSNAERFRDFAVLTVEKNRFGRDGVVLQFRTRFDQGRYEHEGTEVKEQLIDERVFRE
- the rplJ gene encoding 50S ribosomal protein L10; this translates as MARPEKTAAVADIVESFNESAGAVLTEYRGLTVKQLQDLRRSLGENAHYAVVKNTLAKIAATEVGIEGFDDLLTGPTAIAFINGDVVEAAKGLRDFAKANPALVIKGGVLDGKSLDAAEIAKLADLESREVLLGKLAGGMLASLSQAVYLLNAPLAQVARLAGALEAKATEDPSILAGGAGTPAAPAAEDAPVEEDSAPAEAAEPEATDEAADAAAESTDA